A single window of Granulicella mallensis MP5ACTX8 DNA harbors:
- a CDS encoding tetratricopeptide repeat protein, with product MDNATKRELKQPDQFITLTEHGAEWAKNNRQTAIGAGVAAVVVILAIVGGYVLFQHHSTAAATAFGEAMQTYQTPVAMPGQPLPPGTKSYASISERAAAANTQFQSVAQHYGLTESGKLALYFSGLTYMEEGQNGPAEDTFKKVAGSWNHDLAALAKMSLAQIYEQTNRDAQAVDLYNELSNGKASTVPPGLAQIQLAELYSAEGKADKAKEIYAKLKDKDKDAKGNPGPAGALAAEKLNPQPGGPQ from the coding sequence GTGGATAACGCGACCAAGCGTGAATTGAAGCAGCCAGACCAGTTCATTACCCTCACCGAGCACGGCGCCGAGTGGGCCAAGAACAATCGTCAGACAGCCATCGGCGCTGGCGTTGCAGCCGTAGTGGTGATCCTCGCCATCGTCGGCGGTTATGTCCTGTTCCAGCATCACTCGACGGCCGCCGCTACGGCCTTCGGCGAGGCCATGCAGACCTATCAGACCCCTGTGGCCATGCCCGGCCAACCCTTGCCTCCGGGCACCAAGAGCTATGCCTCGATCAGTGAGCGCGCAGCCGCTGCCAACACTCAGTTCCAGAGCGTTGCCCAGCACTACGGCCTGACGGAGTCCGGCAAGCTCGCGCTCTACTTCTCTGGCCTGACCTACATGGAAGAGGGCCAGAACGGTCCCGCGGAAGACACCTTCAAGAAGGTTGCCGGAAGCTGGAACCACGACCTCGCCGCTCTCGCAAAGATGTCACTCGCACAGATCTATGAGCAGACCAACCGCGATGCCCAGGCCGTCGACCTCTACAACGAGCTTTCGAACGGCAAGGCTTCCACTGTCCCTCCGGGCCTCGCTCAGATCCAGCTCGCCGAGCTGTACAGCGCCGAAGGCAAGGCCGACAAGGCCAAAGAGATCTACGCCAAGCTGAAGGACAAAGACAAGGACGCCAAGGGCAATCCTGGCCCCGCCGGCGCACTCGCCGCTGAGAAGCTGAACCCCCAGCCAGGTGGACCACAGTAG
- a CDS encoding potassium channel family protein, translating into MHPTAIVFGCLFLAGVLLDAFQTIILPRRPVGRFRITQLFFLFTWRPWEYLIEHFMPRRKRDQLYSFYGPLSLLMLFGLWALLLVTAYMLIYFGLHTPFSDPTHPTTPFEYLRSCFYVSGTTLFTLGLGDVQPTTQIARMLLVLESGTGLGFVALVIGYVPVLYTAFSQREISVALLDGRAGSPPAAGELLQRHNFSGGHQALTLLLAEWERWCAEMLETHISYPILCYYRSQHDNQSWLAGLTAVLDTCALLITTIEGPSTRQAQLTFAIGRHTLVDLGHVFRLEKNEQRYREAPPVRLRDEEFARLCEMLTGAGFSLCGDVESHERLSAIRKLYEPHACALSDYLHLPLPFWAPPPPDPLRKHDGWTTVASLRTPAALADRLATHVSVRSTASQLHDNELHPL; encoded by the coding sequence ATGCACCCCACCGCAATTGTCTTCGGCTGCCTGTTTCTGGCCGGCGTCCTGCTGGATGCCTTCCAGACCATCATCCTGCCGCGTCGCCCGGTGGGCCGCTTCCGCATTACGCAGCTCTTTTTCCTCTTCACATGGCGCCCCTGGGAATACCTGATCGAACACTTCATGCCGCGCCGAAAGCGCGACCAGCTTTACAGCTTCTATGGGCCGCTCTCGCTGTTGATGCTGTTCGGCCTCTGGGCGCTGCTGCTGGTGACGGCCTATATGCTGATCTACTTCGGCCTGCATACGCCGTTCTCCGATCCTACCCATCCAACCACGCCCTTTGAGTATCTGCGCAGTTGTTTTTACGTCAGCGGAACGACCCTGTTTACGCTGGGCCTGGGAGATGTTCAACCCACAACGCAGATTGCCCGAATGCTGCTCGTGCTCGAGTCGGGAACGGGGCTCGGCTTCGTTGCGCTGGTCATCGGCTATGTGCCGGTGCTGTACACCGCGTTTTCACAGCGTGAAATCTCTGTCGCGCTACTGGATGGGCGGGCCGGTTCGCCTCCCGCTGCCGGGGAGTTATTGCAGCGGCACAACTTCAGCGGCGGTCATCAGGCGCTCACGCTTTTGCTTGCCGAATGGGAACGATGGTGTGCCGAGATGCTCGAGACGCATATCTCGTACCCGATTCTCTGCTACTACCGGTCGCAGCATGACAATCAAAGCTGGCTTGCCGGGCTTACCGCCGTGCTCGATACCTGCGCTCTGTTGATCACTACGATCGAAGGCCCCAGCACACGCCAGGCGCAGCTCACCTTCGCTATCGGACGGCATACGCTGGTCGATCTCGGGCACGTCTTTCGACTAGAGAAGAACGAGCAGCGCTATCGAGAGGCGCCTCCGGTCCGTCTTCGCGACGAGGAGTTTGCGCGTCTCTGCGAGATGCTGACAGGAGCCGGTTTCTCGCTCTGCGGCGATGTCGAGTCTCATGAGCGGCTCAGCGCGATCCGCAAGCTCTATGAGCCGCATGCCTGCGCCCTGTCGGATTATCTTCATCTGCCGCTTCCATTCTGGGCGCCCCCGCCCCCCGATCCCCTGCGCAAGCACGATGGATGGACGACGGTAGCCAGCCTCCGTACGCCCGCAGCCCTCGCCGACCGCCTGGCAACGCATGTCAGTGTGCGCTCGACGGCCTCGCAGTTGCACGACAATGAATTGCATCCGCTGTAG